From Lewinellaceae bacterium:
GCGACGGCGAATGCGACCGCATCGCTACAGTAATTTATCCCAACGGCTTTACCCGGGAAGTGCTGATCCGGAATTGGTGGAGGTTGTAAGATAAACAGAGGCCATCAGGTGGACGGTGGACGGGGCCGCGAAGGGCTGAGCGGCTACCATTCTTGTGTTGGACAGAGATTGCCGGGGTTGTGTACGATGTACGGGTCCAACGGTGGTCAGGGCTGTGTACGATGTACGAGGCCCCCATTGGCTGTCCAGAGTCGGGCCCATACACCGTACAAAGCCTTTGCCACTGGCAAGCCCGTACATCGTACACCTCTTTGTCCAGCGTTAGACGGATACCCGGCTGAGCATGTTAGGGCTTGCAAAACAATAAATGATCCATTTAGACTCGTTCTTTTGCACGCTAACGGCGTTAAAAAGCCTCGCCGTAGCCCCACTATGCCTACGTTTTTTGCCTTGTTAGCGCACAAAATAACTTCGTCTATTCTGTATCACTTATTATTTTGCAAGCCCTTAGATGCACGGGCTTCGCTGGATACGCACACCGTACACCCCCCAAGCTCCTGCTAAGCCCGTACATCGTACACCGGTTGCGCCACCGCCGAGCCTGTACGCCGTACACCCCCAAGCTCCTTCTAAGCCCGTACAACCGCCCTACTTCCTCTGCACCTTCGCCCAGGTATCCTTCAGGGTCACTGTCCGGTTGAAGACCAGCTTTTCATCCGTGCTGTCGGGGTCGACAGAGAAGTAGCCCAGGCGCAGGAACTGGAACCGGTCCCCGGGCTGAGCACTGGCAAGGCTCGGTTCGATGTAGGCCTTTTCGATGACCCGCAGCGAGTCCTCGTTGAAAAATTCCAGGTAATCCTTATCCTCGTGGCTATCCGGCTGAGGATCGGTGAACAGGCGGTCGTAGAGGCGGACTTCCGCTTCTTTGGCGTGAGGCGCCGACACCCAGTGCAGGGTGCCTTTGGCTTTGATGCCGGAGGTGTCTTCCCCGCTTTTGCTCTCGGGATAGTAAGTGCAGCGCACTTCAGTGACTTCCCCGGTTGCCGGGTCTTTCTCGAACCCTTCGCAGTGCAGGATGTAGGCGCCTTTCAGGCGCACGTCGCGGCCCGGCCCCATGCGAAAGTATTTCCGGGGCGGGTCCTCCATGAAGTCTTCCCGTTCGATGAAAATTTCCCGGGAGAAGGGCATCGTCCGGACGCCCATGCTTTCGTCTTCCGGGTTGTTTTCTACCTCCATCTGTTCAACTTTGCCTTCCGGATAATTGGTGATCACCAGCTTCAGAGGGTCGAGCACGGCCATCACCCGGGGGTCGGTGCGGTTGAGTTCATCCCGAACGCAGAATTCCAGCAGGCTGATCTCGATGAGGTTGTCGCGCTTGGCGACCCCGGCCTTGTCGCAGAAAGTGCGGATGGCTGCCGGCGGATAACCCCGGCGGCGCATACCGGAGAGGGTCGGCATTCGGGGGTCGTCCCAGCCGCTGACATGGCCTTCCCTGACCAGCTTGAGCAGGCGCCGTTTGCTGGTGATCATGTAAGAAACATTCATGCGCGCGAACTCGATCTGCCGGGAAGGGAAAATCTCCAGGTTTTCGATGAACCAGTCGTACAGGGGCCGGTGGTGGATAAACTCCAGCGAGCAGAGGGAGTGGGTGATCTGCTCGATGGAATCTGACTGCCCGTGGGCGAAGTCGTACATCGGATAGATGCACCACTCGTCGCCGGTGCGGTGGTGGCGGTCCCGTTTGATGCGGTACATGATGGGGTCTCGCAGGTGCATGTTATCGGAAGCCATATCGATCCTGGCGCGCAGCACCTTTGCCCCGTCCGGAAACTCGCCGGCCCGCATGCGCCGGAACAGATCGAGGTTCTCCTCAATGCCCCGGGCCCGGTAAGGGCTTTCCTTGCCCGGCACGGCAGGCGTGCCCTTCATTTCCGCGATCTCTTCCGGAGTGGAATCATCGACGTAGGCCAGCCCTTTTTTGATGAGTTTGACCGCAAATTCATAAAGCTGTTCGAAATAATCGGAAGCGTAGTACTCCCTGTCGTCCCAATCGAAGCCCAGCCAGCGGATGTCGTGTTTGATGTTTTCTACATATTCGGTTTCTTCCGTTGTGGGGTTGGTATCGTCAAAGCGCAGGTTGGTCTTGCCTCCGTATTTCGCGGCCGTCTCGAAGTTAATGCAAATGGCTTTGGCATGCCCGATATGCAGATAACCGTTGGGTTCCGGCGGGAAGCGCGTATGCACGCGGCCGCTGTGTTTGCCCCGGCGAATGTCTTCTTCTATGATCTGCTCAATGAAGTTGAGGGATTCTTTTTCCTTGCTTTCGTCTTTTTTGCTGAGTTCATTCATGAATGATGGAATGAGTGAATGAGTGAATGAGTGATTAACAGGCCAAAACAGGTTTCCGTTACATTCTGTCCGGCATTTCTATGCCCAGGAGGTCCATGCCATACTTGAGGACGTTAGCCACGGCCTGGCTCAACTGCAGGCGGAAGGCCTTTGCCTCCGCCGTTTTGGCGTTGAGGATAGACAGGTCGTGGTAGAACCGGTGGTAGGCCTTGGCCAGGTCGTAACAGAAGTTGGCGATGCCTGAAGGGTCGTATTCTTCTGCGGCCAGTTCAATCAGGCCGGGAAATGCATAGACCATATTCAGCATTTCCTTTTCCTGAGGTTCGATCGGCCCATAATCAGCAGCAGCGCTGAGGTCCTGTTCTCCACCCTTGCGCAATACGGATTGCACCCGCACGTAGGCATTTTGCACATAAGGCCCGGTCTGCCCCTGCAGGTCGACCGACTCTTTGGGGTCGAAAACCATGCGTTTTTGCGGTTGCACCTTGATGATAAAGAACTTCAGGGCAGCGATGGCGATCTTGCGGACTATCTCCTCCTGCTCTTCCCCGGACAGGCCGGTGATCGTGTCCCGGCCGGCCGTATTTTTACGGGCTTCCTCCACTACCTCGGCGATGAGGTCGTCGGCGTCCACCACGGTCCCTTCCCGGCTTTTCATCTTGCCCGTAGGCAGGTCGACCATGCCATACGACAAATGGTACAAGCCATCGGCATAGGGTTCTCCCAGCCGTTTCAGGATTTCGAACAATACCTGGAAGTGATAATTTTGTTCATTAGCTACTACGTAGGCCATCTTATCCACCCCAAAGTCCTGGTAGCGCTTTTGGGCCGTGCCGATGTCCTGGGTTATGTACACGGAAGTGCCGTCGCTGCGCAGCACCAGCTTGTGGTCGAGCTTGGCGTCCGTGAGGTCGATCCATACCGAGCCGTCCTCTTTTTGGTAGAAAACCCCTTCTTTCAGGCCTTTCTGTATGGCATCTTTACCCAGAAGATAAGTTTCGGACTCGAAGTACAGCTTGTCGAATTCAACGCCAAGTTGCCGGTACGTTTCTTCGAAACCTTGATATACCCAGCCGTTCATTTGTTTCCAGAGGTTAATGGTGGGCTCATCCCCGGCTTCCCATTCGAGCAGCATCTCCTTGGCTTCGGCTCCCAGGCGGCTGTATTCGTTGAAGTAGGTGTTCTTGAACGCTTTAAAGAAGGCCTCTTCACTCTGCCCGTTTTCCGCCTGCGCCTCGAAGCGTTTTCGGCCCTCGCCGCTCTGCTGCCATTCTTTATATTCCTCCCGGAATTTCTTTTCGAAGAGCACGTAATAGTCGCCCACGAAATGGTCGCCCTTCTCCCCTGCTGATTCCGGGCTGCTTCCCTGGCCGTACTTTTGCCAGGCCAGCATGCTTTTGCAGATGGCGATGCCCCGGTCGTTGACGATCTGCACCCGCGCCACTTCGTAGCCGGCCGCTTCCAGTATTCTGGAGGTGGACCAGCCGAGCAGGATGTTGCGGATGTGGCCCAGGTGCAGGGGCTTGTTGGTGTTGGGGGAAGAGAATTCCACCATCACCTTCTGCCCTTTGGCGGGCTGCCGGCCGTAGGCCTCGTCCTGATAGATGTCCGCCAGGAAGGCGCGCCAGAAGGCGTTGCTCAGAGACAGGTTGAGGAAGCCTTTGATGACGTTGTACCGCTCGATCTGTTCCACTTCCCGGACGAGGTATTCTCCCAGCTCTTCTGCGATCTGGTCCGGTTTTTTCCGGGCGGCACGGGCAAAGGGAAAGGCCACGACCGTATAATCGCCTTCAAACTCTTTGCGGGTGCTGTTCATCGTCACCTGGCTCGCAGTGATGTCCGCGCCGTAAAGAGCCTTGATCCCTTCGATCACCCCCTTTTGTATGATTTCAATGATGTTCATTCGTGGAAACTATATTTTTCCTGGTTGATTGCTGTTGCTTCAGAAGGCGGCAAATTTATTATTTTTTAGCTGTAAGCCAAAGGTCAGGCGCGGGGTACTTCCTTTTTTAGGTATATTTTACCCGGAATGCACTCGCTGCTGCCGGTGTTGCCGGTCCAGGGGCCTTCCAGCTTTACTTGTTTTCCCTGCACGGACAGGGTGAGGTCGGCTTTTTTATAACACCATTCCATATCCTCCCTCTTCCAGTTGTTCACGATATTGGTCTCCGCCCAGTGGACGGTGTTGCCCTCCACCACGCCCTCCAGGTCCATTACGGCGTAGATGGAGCCCACGGCTACATAAGAACGCCCGGTGACCTTGCTGCCTTTCTGTTTGAGATAGAGTTCGAACTCGTAAACCGGAGCGAAGCCTCCCGGATCCTGGGTAAGGGAACCCTTCCAGACGCCGGTAAAACTTTTCTGCGCCGTGGCTAAAAGAGGCAGGAAGAACAACGCGATAAAAATCCACAACTTCATATCGTCTTTCCATTTTGTAATAGACCAACCAAGAAAAAGCTTTTACTGTTCCCCATCGGCCATTTCTTCAAAAAAACTGAATATGGTTTTACCGTAGCGGCGCTCCTGAAAAAAATGAGGCGCCTCCTCAAAAGAGTGGTTGGGGTTGTGCTCCAGCACCAGCCATCCGCCCGGCTTGAGCAACTGCTGCTGAAAGATAAGCCCGGGAATGGCATCGATCGCGGGCAGGGCGTAGGGCGGCCCGGCGAAGATGTAATCGTATTGCTCCCCTGTGAAGCCGATAAATTTGAACACATCCGCTTTGACGATCCGGATACACGCTTCTATATCCAGTTCCCGGGCTGTTTTTTTCACAAAAGCCACGCAGCCGGGGAACTTGTCAACGTAGGTTACGTCGCAACAGCCCCGGGAAATGAACTCGTAGCTGTGGCTGCCGGTACCGCCGAAGAGGTCGAGCACCTTGAGGCTTTCCAGGTCCCAGTGGTTGATTAAAATATTGAACAGCCCTTCCTTGGCAAAGTCTGTCGTCGGCCGCGTCGGCCAGTTCTTTGCCGGGGGGTTGAAACGCCTGCTTTTGAATTTTCCGCCGATGATGCGCATGGGGTGGATTGTTGGATTGTTGGATGGTTGGATGGTTATATTGTTGGATTGCTGGATTGTTGGATTGTTGGATTGTTTTTGGCTGATCAATCCAAAAAATATAACAATACTCCTTACCCCCCCCACACACATTTACACATTTACACATTCGTACCCCTTCCCCTTCACCCACAAAGGCTCAACCCCAGCAAATCAAAATAAAAATGGCGGGGTTCGGCGTTAATCTTAGGCCCGAGGTGGAAGAAAGCCGGGGGTTCTGCAAAATGAAAATGCCTGATGTAGCGAAAAACCTCCCGGTAAATCTCTGAATCTTTCAAAAGATGGCCAGACAGGTAGGCAGGGTCGGTGGCGGGTTTAAAGCCTAGCTGCTGATAGGCCAGCAGGAGGAAGTAGATAAAATCTTTTGCGCTTTGATAGGGGTAAGCGTTGGAAAGCAGGAGGTCTTTATCCTTAAACGCCATGATGAACAACCATCCATCCCGGAGGTGGGCGTATACCTGGGGCCCTTCCCTGGGAGTTCCCAGTTTCCGGATACCTTCCAAAAGGGCTGAACTGATGTGAAACAGGCGGCAGCCGGGGAAGGACTCGCGGGCGAAGCCTTCTAATTCCCGGGGCATGGCGTAAACATTTTGCACCCCAAAACCGGAAAGAGCATCCGACAATACCAGGTCATCGGAAACCACCTCCGTGCTTTGCTCCAGATAACTGGCTTTCTTTTGCTCATTGTACAGCCGCTGGGGCACCAGCGTGCTTTTGCCGCTGATCCAGCCGGCACGCACCGTGCGGTAGGGCTGGGTCAGCAGGCTATCGCCCTGCACCAGGGATTTCAACACGGAAGGCTGCGCTATGATCTGAGGGCCCACCGCATAGGAACGGATAGCCTGCAGGTGCTGGCGGCTGTCCACGACCATAAAATCAAAACTGTCCACCCCCATCAGGATGGACAGTTCATAAATGTTGGTATTTTTTTTTACGAAGGTATCTTCTACGAGATCCCTGACTATCTTTCCCAATTTCCTGCTAGGTTTGGTGCATTCATATTGCCAAATTTGAGAACGCTGTTGGGGTCGTAGCTATTGTCATAACGCGCAAACCTGGGGTCTTTGAAAGGACCCATGAACATTTTGCGGCGAACGCCAACCTCCACCACCGGCACGTTCGTGCTCTGGTAGGTAATGGTATCCGCCTGAATGTCGAACTGAGCGCCGGCGCCGTAAGGTACAAAACGCAAAGAATCGAGATGGATACCCATCGCCCGTATAGAGTCGATTGCCGGCATGTACGTCGTATCGTAGATGATCTCTCCGGTGAAATCCGGGTCATCGGGGTCGCCGATGACACTCACGATGCTGAAGCTGTCCGTTTTGAGTACCAGAGACAGGGAGTCAAAGCTTGGAGCGAACCCTCCTTTGATGTTGCGGAAGGCTTCCTGCGCAGTCCTGATCTTCATCAACTTGTCGATCACTGCACGTTCCCGCTTCTCCTTCTCAGCTTTGAAGGCAATAGGTTCGCGGATGCTGCTGATGAGCACCCATACCAAACCTACGATAATGGCGGCCAGAACTAAGTTGATTAACATTCTCATTTTTCGGTTTGTTTTGACGCAATAATAAAGATTTTTAGGTAAAAATTGCTTTTTGAGCTAAAGCAATTTTAACACAATTACCTGAGACGAAAAAACAAACCGCCCTCAAAAATAAAGTCTGCCCGCTACCTTTTAACACCTTTCGCCGATATGGGAAGCTAAATGGCGGCTTTATTTGGCGCCCACCCGGCAATTGCCGATGTAGGCGGCGCCCTCTTCCACCACCAGGAATTTAGCCTGAATATCTCCTTCTATCCGGGCGGTCCCCATCAGTTGCAGGGTGCCGTTGACCGACACATCGCCCTTAATGTTGCCCATTACCACCGCCTCGGCAGCCGTCACCTTGCCCTCTATCCTGCCTGCCTCCCCGACGACGAGCCGGCGCTCGCATTTGAGTTGCCCCACAACGATCCCGTCGAGGCGGATGTTCTCCGTCGACGAAAAATCGCCTTCTATGCGGGTGCCTTTGGCAACTACGCAGTTGGCGTCGCTGCCTTTGGGGGCAGCCCCTCGCGGGGCTTCGGCTTTATCTACCTTCGGGTTTGCTTTGGAACGCATTGTTATTCCAGCCATCTGATCACAGTTTTTGGTCAATTTTTTATCTTACCGCCGAACCCTTCCGGCACAGGTGTTGTACTTTTGAGGACAATGGGGTTTGCGCGTTACCAAATTAACAAAATTTTTATTTATTCTTTCAATATGAGCATTACTATTCTAGGTATTGAATCCTCTTGCGATGACACGTCGGCGGCAGTGCTCCGCGACGGCGAGGTGCTCAGCAACTGCGTCGCCAATCAGGAGGCTCACCGGTTATACGGGGGGGTAGTGCCGGAAGTTGCATCGCGCGCCCACCAAATACAGATCGTACCCGTAGTGGACCTGGCCATCAAAAAGGCCGGCATCGACAAGCAGGAGATCAGTGCCGTCGCCTTCACGCGCGGCCCCGGGCTCATCGGTTCGCTTATTGTTGGGGTTTCCTTTGCCAAGGCTTATGCCCTCAGCCTGGGCATTCCCCTGATTGAGGTCAACCACATGCAGGCCCACGTGCTGGCCCACTTCGCCGAGGCCCCCCGGCCACCCTTTCCCTTCCTCTGCCTGACGGTTTCCGGGGGCCACACCCAAATCGTGCTGGCCCGCGGCCACCTCGATATGGAAGTCATTGGCCAAACGCTGGACGACGCTGCCGGCGAGGCTTTTGACAAAACCGGCAAACTGCTGGGGCTGGACTACCCCGCCGGGCCGCTCGTCGACCAGCTCGCCCAAAACGGCCAGCCGGTGTTCGGCTTCCCCGAGCCGCAAATCCCCGGGCTGGATTTCAGCTTCAGCGGCCTGAAGACTTCCATCCTCTACTTCCTCCAAAAGCAGAAAAAGGAGAACCCGGATTTCATCCGGGAAAACAGGGCCGACATCTGCGCCTCGGTGCAAAGCCGCATCGTCAGCATCCTGCTCAACAAACTCAGCCGGGCGGCCGAAGAAACGGGCATACGCGAAATTGCCATCGCCGGCGGCGTCTCCGCCAACTCCGAACTGCGGTCTGCGCTGGAAAAAACCGGAATGGAAAAGGGGTGGAACACTTACATTCCAAAATTTGAATACTGCACCGATAACGCGGCCATGATTGCCGTAACGGGTTATTATAAATACCTCAAAGGAGAGTTTGTGGGCCAGGAGGCGGCGCCGGTGGCGAGGTGGAGGGTGTAGATGGATGGTTGCCTTCGACAAGCTCAGGGCGAAATGGTTGGATGGCTGGATGGTTGGCATGGAGTGAACTCAGTCGGTCGACACCATTCCCTAACCAACAACCATCAACGGACAACCAACAACAATCCCCAAAGCTAGAATTCGCTGATCAATTTCTTCTTCATGTCCTGGAATTCCTCCTCCGAGATGATGCCGTTGTCCCGAAGCTGGCCCAGTTCCTTGAGGCGCTGAAGGACATTGCCCTCTTTTTCTTCATTGCCGGCGGCTTTATCCTTTTCTGCCTCGGCCTTTACTTTTGTTTCCGCTTCAGCTTTCACTTTGGCCTCGGCTTCGGCCTTTGCTTTTTTATCCGCTTCCGCTTCCTTGCGCGCCTTTTCGTCCTTGCGCAACTGCTCGGCTACTTTTTTGCCCTTTTCGAATTGTTCTTTATACAGTTTTTTCAGCCGGGCGGGGTCAAAATCCAGGATGGTGCCGCCGGATTCGAAGTGGCGCTTGAAGACCTGCCCAAGGGCGTAGGTGGAGGCCCCGGCAAAGACGGAAACCGTCACTCCTCCGATGATGGAACCCACCACCGGAATCATTTTCACCAGGCTGCCGGCAGTGACGCGGGCCAGGGTAGTGCTCGTCAGGGAAGTGACGATGGCCTTGCCCTGCGTCTCGGAAAAATCGACGTCGTAAACCTTGCTCATCTGCCGGATCATATCCAATTGAAGGGCGCTGACGGCAAAAATATCGGCAATGAGCACCGGGATCAGCCCCGCGCCCATAGACCAGATCACGTGGTTGCGAATAATGGTGTCGACGTGCTTGGAACGTTCGCT
This genomic window contains:
- a CDS encoding glutamine--tRNA ligase/YqeY domain fusion protein, whose protein sequence is MNELSKKDESKEKESLNFIEQIIEEDIRRGKHSGRVHTRFPPEPNGYLHIGHAKAICINFETAAKYGGKTNLRFDDTNPTTEETEYVENIKHDIRWLGFDWDDREYYASDYFEQLYEFAVKLIKKGLAYVDDSTPEEIAEMKGTPAVPGKESPYRARGIEENLDLFRRMRAGEFPDGAKVLRARIDMASDNMHLRDPIMYRIKRDRHHRTGDEWCIYPMYDFAHGQSDSIEQITHSLCSLEFIHHRPLYDWFIENLEIFPSRQIEFARMNVSYMITSKRRLLKLVREGHVSGWDDPRMPTLSGMRRRGYPPAAIRTFCDKAGVAKRDNLIEISLLEFCVRDELNRTDPRVMAVLDPLKLVITNYPEGKVEQMEVENNPEDESMGVRTMPFSREIFIEREDFMEDPPRKYFRMGPGRDVRLKGAYILHCEGFEKDPATGEVTEVRCTYYPESKSGEDTSGIKAKGTLHWVSAPHAKEAEVRLYDRLFTDPQPDSHEDKDYLEFFNEDSLRVIEKAYIEPSLASAQPGDRFQFLRLGYFSVDPDSTDEKLVFNRTVTLKDTWAKVQRK
- a CDS encoding arginine--tRNA ligase; translation: MNIIEIIQKGVIEGIKALYGADITASQVTMNSTRKEFEGDYTVVAFPFARAARKKPDQIAEELGEYLVREVEQIERYNVIKGFLNLSLSNAFWRAFLADIYQDEAYGRQPAKGQKVMVEFSSPNTNKPLHLGHIRNILLGWSTSRILEAAGYEVARVQIVNDRGIAICKSMLAWQKYGQGSSPESAGEKGDHFVGDYYVLFEKKFREEYKEWQQSGEGRKRFEAQAENGQSEEAFFKAFKNTYFNEYSRLGAEAKEMLLEWEAGDEPTINLWKQMNGWVYQGFEETYRQLGVEFDKLYFESETYLLGKDAIQKGLKEGVFYQKEDGSVWIDLTDAKLDHKLVLRSDGTSVYITQDIGTAQKRYQDFGVDKMAYVVANEQNYHFQVLFEILKRLGEPYADGLYHLSYGMVDLPTGKMKSREGTVVDADDLIAEVVEEARKNTAGRDTITGLSGEEQEEIVRKIAIAALKFFIIKVQPQKRMVFDPKESVDLQGQTGPYVQNAYVRVQSVLRKGGEQDLSAAADYGPIEPQEKEMLNMVYAFPGLIELAAEEYDPSGIANFCYDLAKAYHRFYHDLSILNAKTAEAKAFRLQLSQAVANVLKYGMDLLGIEMPDRM
- a CDS encoding RsmD family RNA methyltransferase, with protein sequence MRIIGGKFKSRRFNPPAKNWPTRPTTDFAKEGLFNILINHWDLESLKVLDLFGGTGSHSYEFISRGCCDVTYVDKFPGCVAFVKKTARELDIEACIRIVKADVFKFIGFTGEQYDYIFAGPPYALPAIDAIPGLIFQQQLLKPGGWLVLEHNPNHSFEEAPHFFQERRYGKTIFSFFEEMADGEQ
- a CDS encoding DUF3822 family protein; its protein translation is MGKIVRDLVEDTFVKKNTNIYELSILMGVDSFDFMVVDSRQHLQAIRSYAVGPQIIAQPSVLKSLVQGDSLLTQPYRTVRAGWISGKSTLVPQRLYNEQKKASYLEQSTEVVSDDLVLSDALSGFGVQNVYAMPRELEGFARESFPGCRLFHISSALLEGIRKLGTPREGPQVYAHLRDGWLFIMAFKDKDLLLSNAYPYQSAKDFIYFLLLAYQQLGFKPATDPAYLSGHLLKDSEIYREVFRYIRHFHFAEPPAFFHLGPKINAEPRHFYFDLLGLSLCG
- a CDS encoding polymer-forming cytoskeletal protein; amino-acid sequence: MAGITMRSKANPKVDKAEAPRGAAPKGSDANCVVAKGTRIEGDFSSTENIRLDGIVVGQLKCERRLVVGEAGRIEGKVTAAEAVVMGNIKGDVSVNGTLQLMGTARIEGDIQAKFLVVEEGAAYIGNCRVGAK
- the tsaD gene encoding tRNA (adenosine(37)-N6)-threonylcarbamoyltransferase complex transferase subunit TsaD, with translation MSITILGIESSCDDTSAAVLRDGEVLSNCVANQEAHRLYGGVVPEVASRAHQIQIVPVVDLAIKKAGIDKQEISAVAFTRGPGLIGSLIVGVSFAKAYALSLGIPLIEVNHMQAHVLAHFAEAPRPPFPFLCLTVSGGHTQIVLARGHLDMEVIGQTLDDAAGEAFDKTGKLLGLDYPAGPLVDQLAQNGQPVFGFPEPQIPGLDFSFSGLKTSILYFLQKQKKENPDFIRENRADICASVQSRIVSILLNKLSRAAEETGIREIAIAGGVSANSELRSALEKTGMEKGWNTYIPKFEYCTDNAAMIAVTGYYKYLKGEFVGQEAAPVARWRV
- a CDS encoding DUF697 domain-containing protein, which gives rise to MSNDSERSKHVDTIIRNHVIWSMGAGLIPVLIADIFAVSALQLDMIRQMSKVYDVDFSETQGKAIVTSLTSTTLARVTAGSLVKMIPVVGSIIGGVTVSVFAGASTYALGQVFKRHFESGGTILDFDPARLKKLYKEQFEKGKKVAEQLRKDEKARKEAEADKKAKAEAEAKVKAEAETKVKAEAEKDKAAGNEEKEGNVLQRLKELGQLRDNGIISEEEFQDMKKKLISEF